The Neofelis nebulosa isolate mNeoNeb1 chromosome X, mNeoNeb1.pri, whole genome shotgun sequence genome has a segment encoding these proteins:
- the YY2 gene encoding transcription factor YY2 yields the protein MASEDSLNIPPENSELLKDIMELHQIHVEAVPAETVPVEAVPVETVPVETMSMETITEYEIINGSWVHGGHHQPPLIALQPLFTSNSSQGDHDQDIIMVQTQEEVVGYYESDDLQASNNFDDQMVIPLGEDDDFQQTLASLAASASSSAVSHSRKRGSQSKKSSGKKNYTNSEAHGGSSSSEIGSRKWEQKQVQIKTLEDEFSVTLWPPDDQRDQETGKIETSAPDYSEYLTGKKLPPEGLPGIDLSDPKQLAEFTKMKPKKPKEDALRTVACPHKCCEKMFKDNSALRKHLHTHGPRVHVCAECGKAFVESSKLKRHQLVHTGEKPFQCTFEGCGKRFSLDFNLRTHVRIHTGDRPYVCPFDGCNKKFAQSTNLKSHILTHAKNKNSQ from the coding sequence ATGGCCTCAGAGGACTCTCTCAACATCCCCCCAGAAAATTCAGAGTTACTTAAAGATATTATGGAGCTGCACCAGATCCACGTGGAAGCCGTGCCTGCGGAGACCGTGCCTGTGGAGGCCGTCCCTGTGGAGACCGTCCCTGTGGAGACTATGTCGATGGAAACCATCACAGAGTACGAGATTATCAACGGCAGTTGGGTCCACGGAGGCCACCACCAACCACCTCTGATCGCGCTGCAGCCGCTGTTTACCAGCAACTCGAGCCAAGGAGACCACGACCAGGACATAATCATGGTACAGACGCAGGAGGAAGTGGTGGGCTACTACGAGTCAGACGACCTGCAGGCCAGCAACAATTTCGACGACCAGATGGTCATCCCGCTCGGTGAAGACGACGATTTCCAGCAGACTCTGGCTTCCTTGGCAGCTTCAGCGTCGTCGTCAGCGGTCAGCCACAGCAGGAAGCGCGGCAGCCAAAGCAAGAAGTCAAGCGGTAAGAAGAATTACACTAATAGTGAGGCCCACGGGGGAAGTAGCAGCTCTGAGATTGGCAGCAGGAAGTGGGAGCAGAAGCAGGTGCagatcaaaaccctggaggatgAGTTCTCCGTCACCCTGTGGCCCCCAGATGACCAAAGAGACCAGGAGACAGGGAAGATTGAGACATCAGCTCCTGATTATTCAGAGTACCTGACGGGGAAGAAGCTTCCTCCTGAAGGACTACCTGGTATTGATCTCTCAGATCCTAAACAACTAGCAGAATTTACTAAAATGaagccaaaaaaacccaaagaagatGCTCTAAGAACAGTAGCTTGTCCTCATAAATGTTGCGAGAAGATGTTCAAGGATAACTCTGCTTTGCGAAAACATCTGCACACCCACGGTCCTAGAGTCCACGTATGTGCAGAATGTGGCAAAGCTTTTGTCGAGAGCTCCAAACTAAAACGGCATCAGCTGGTGcacactggagagaagccctTTCAGTGCACATTTGAAGGCTGCGGAAAACGCTTTTCCCTGGATTTCAATTTGCGTACACATGTGCGAATCCATACCGGAGACAGGCCCTACGTGTGCCCCTTTGATGGTTGTAATAAGAAGTTTGCTCAGTCAACTAACCTGAAATCTCATATCTTAACacatgctaaaaacaaaaacagccagtAA